A genomic region of Papaver somniferum cultivar HN1 chromosome 7, ASM357369v1, whole genome shotgun sequence contains the following coding sequences:
- the LOC113293527 gene encoding kinesin-like protein KIN-7G isoform X1 — MGEIGGDQEVSAGAAHEERITVSVRLRPLNEKEIRRNDVSDWECVSDNTVVFRSNLPEKSMFPTAYSFDKVFRHDCNTRRVYEEAAKEVSLSVISGINSSIFAYGQTSSGKTYTMTGVTEYALADIYDYIQRHAEREFILKFSAMEIYNEAVRGMLSSDTGPLRLLDDPERGTVVDKLTEETLRDWSHVQEILSTCEGNHGQPMSCFYSMVPYSNMQTMPLAAQRQIGETSLNETSSRSHQILRLVWPPKVLSYICAKIQCSIFASLYLVHLHNETFLLQLAAN; from the exons ATGGGAGAAATTGGTGGAGACCAAGAAGTGAGTGCTGGTGCTGCTCACGAAGAGAGAATTACAGTATCTGTGAGGTTAAGGCCTTTGAATGAAAAGGAAATTAGAAGAAATGATGTATCAGATTGGGAATGTGTTAGTGATAACACTGTTGTATTTAGAAGTAACCTTCCTGAGAAATCTATGTTCCCGACTGCGTATTCATTTG ACAAAGTATTTCGGCATGATTGTAACACCAGGCGGGTTTATGAGGAAGCAGCAAAAGAAGTGTCTCTTTCTGTCATCAGTGGTATTAACT CGAGTATTtttgcatatggacaaacaagCAGTGGAAAGACATATACCATGACCGGTGTTACTGAATATGCACTCGCCGACATATATGACTACATCCAGAGG CATGCGGAAAGGGAATTTATCTTGAAATTTTCTGCAATGGAAATCTACAATGAAGCCGTCAGAGGCATGCTAAGTTCTGATACTGGTCCACTTAGGCTTCTTGATGATCCAGAA AGAGGGACCGTTGTCGATAAACTTACTGAGGAAACTTTGAGGGATTGGAGCCATGTCCAGGAGATCCTCTCTACATGCGAAGGTAACCATGGTCAACCAATGTCCTGCTTTTATTCAATGGTTCCATATTCTAATATGCAGACCATGCCTCTTGCTGCTCAAAGACAGATTGGTGAAACCTCGTTGAACGAAACAAGTTCTAGATCTCATCAAATTCTCAGACTGGTTTGGCCTCCTAAAGTTTTAAGCTATATTTGCGCAAAAATTCAATGCAGTATCTTTGCATCCTTATACCTGGTTCACTTACATAATGAAACTTTTCTCTTGCAACTGGCAGCAAATTAA
- the LOC113293527 gene encoding kinesin-like protein KIN-7J isoform X2, producing MGEIGGDQEVSAGAAHEERITVSVRLRPLNEKEIRRNDVSDWECVSDNTVVFRSNLPEKSMFPTAYSFDKVFRHDCNTRRVYEEAAKEVSLSVISGINSSIFAYGQTSSGKTYTMTGVTEYALADIYDYIQRHAEREFILKFSAMEIYNEAVRGMLSSDTGPLRLLDDPERGTVVDKLTEETLRDWSHVQEILSTCEDW from the exons ATGGGAGAAATTGGTGGAGACCAAGAAGTGAGTGCTGGTGCTGCTCACGAAGAGAGAATTACAGTATCTGTGAGGTTAAGGCCTTTGAATGAAAAGGAAATTAGAAGAAATGATGTATCAGATTGGGAATGTGTTAGTGATAACACTGTTGTATTTAGAAGTAACCTTCCTGAGAAATCTATGTTCCCGACTGCGTATTCATTTG ACAAAGTATTTCGGCATGATTGTAACACCAGGCGGGTTTATGAGGAAGCAGCAAAAGAAGTGTCTCTTTCTGTCATCAGTGGTATTAACT CGAGTATTtttgcatatggacaaacaagCAGTGGAAAGACATATACCATGACCGGTGTTACTGAATATGCACTCGCCGACATATATGACTACATCCAGAGG CATGCGGAAAGGGAATTTATCTTGAAATTTTCTGCAATGGAAATCTACAATGAAGCCGTCAGAGGCATGCTAAGTTCTGATACTGGTCCACTTAGGCTTCTTGATGATCCAGAA AGAGGGACCGTTGTCGATAAACTTACTGAGGAAACTTTGAGGGATTGGAGCCATGTCCAGGAGATCCTCTCTACATGCGAAG ATTGGTGA